Proteins from one Mercurialis annua linkage group LG7, ddMerAnnu1.2, whole genome shotgun sequence genomic window:
- the LOC126655067 gene encoding uncharacterized protein LOC126655067, giving the protein MLIQTNWKKLALVHYNKTLHKWRKNWKKKEEIPQGVKDDVWATWLIKWESEDWKKKSEKARKNRLSKSGGSGTGIARHTGGFKSILEHTKSMEIENGGEVDPWEVHKKLHKRKDGKFVDSKSSTINDKMEIAIAIASQLNEDGSMPVVDIRSIYYDVVGGENKKRVYGLGSQASVFYPRNCSYASSSGCRSDDEHTKQMIEDHFNDQQQNLTQQLDTLREQQESLRKYQDTLHQQQEDLVRREQGLHDTLQLELSKRQQKLEDTMLLRMQEMWKNMQKGVPPSGEAEV; this is encoded by the exons ATGTTGATCCAGACCAATTGGAAGAAACTTGCATTAGTTCACTACAATAAGACACTTCATAAATGGAGAAAGAATtggaagaaaaaagaagaaataccTCAAGGTGTTAAAGATGATGTTTGGGCTACATGGCTTATTAAGTGGGAATCAGaagattggaaaaaaaaatctgaGAAAGCTAGGAAGAACAGGCTATCAAAATCCGGTGGTTCCGGTACCGGTATAGCTAGGCATACAGGAGGTTTCAAATCTATTTTGGAGCATACAAAATCAATG gaaATAGAAAATGGTGGAGAGGTGGATCCATGGGAAGTTCATAAAAAGTTGCATAAGAGAAAAGATGGAAAATTTGTTGACAGTAAATCATCAACTATTAAT GATAAGATGGAAATTGCTATAGCTATCGCTAGTCAGCTAAATGAAGATGGGAGCATGCCAGTAGTTGATATCCGCTCCATTTATTATGATGTTGTTGGCGGTGAAAACAAGAAGCGAGTGTATGGATTAGGCTCTCAGGCATCAGTATTCTATCCCCGTAATTGTTCATATGCTTCTTCTTCTGGATGTAGATCAGATGATGAGCATACGAAGCAGATGATAGAGGATCATTTTAATGACCAACAACAAAATCTTACACAACAGCTAGACACTTTACGTGAGCAACAAGAATCCTTACGTAAGTATCAAGATACATTGCATCAACAGCAAGAAGATTTAGTTAGAAGGGAGCAGGGACTACATGATACTTTGCAGCTAGAGTTATCCAAAAGACAACAAAAACTTGAGGATACGATGTTACTTCGGATGCAGGAAATGTGGAAGAATATGCAAAAAGGTGTACCACCTAGCGGAGAGGCTGAGGTTTGA